The following proteins are encoded in a genomic region of Syngnathus acus chromosome 22, fSynAcu1.2, whole genome shotgun sequence:
- the sptb gene encoding spectrin beta chain, erythrocytic isoform X2, producing MTSTTDFDNAEITQQYSRINTRFDLPDEELDNDNSSARLFERSRIKALADEREAVQKKTFTKWVNSILLRVNCRISDLYLDLRDGRMLIKLLEVLSGERLPKPTKGRMRIHCLENVDKALQFLKEQRVHLENMGSHDIVDGNHRLILGLIWTIILRFQIQDIIVETGQADQKETRSAKDALLLWCQMKTAGYSSVNITNFTTSWKDGMAFNALIHKHRPDLVDFNQLKRSNPTHNLQSAFNVAEKHLGVTKLLDPEDVFTENPDEKSIITYVVAFYHYFSKMKQLAVEGKRVGKVLDHAIATEKMVKKYETLASELLAWIEQTILVLNNRKLANSLSGVQQQLQAFNTYRTVEKPPKFQEKGNLEVLLFTIQSRMRANNQRVYTPTEGALVADINRAWERLERAEHERERVLRDELIRQEKLEQMARRFDRKAAMRETWLLENQRLVAQDNFGYDLPAVEAAKKKHDAIETDIAAYEERVQALVNISGELEAERYHDAKRVDARKDNVLRLWDYLQELLKARRGRLDKNLTLQKIFQEMLYIITWMDDMKVRLLSSDIGKHLLEVEDLLQKHALLEKDVALQADRVQNASAAALKFANGESYKPCDPQVIRDRVEHLELCYQELLDLAAQRRAQLTQSRRFWSFLWEAAELESWIKEKENLFSSLDYGKDLTSVLVLQSKHSAFEDELGARRANLHKLLTEGDEMIKENHFGAPVIRERTDSVEGQWRQLEELAAFRKQNLQDTQRFFQFQGDADELMAWLLDAKRQMSSDDTGHDEYTTQRLVRRHDDLCNETAKTAVTVDALSKQANGLPEELLNTPDIQRRLKDIKDLFMELMSLADVRQKKLDDAMALYTIFSETDACELWMGQKETWLVDLGVPDKLEDLEVVQNRLSILAQDMANVQSRVDDVNKAVKQLEDSRHPRIKDVKECQTRLNKRWDAFKAMVEDKKRKVDSTVSLNNFGLECDETAAWIRDKTRVIESTQDLGNDLAAIMTIQRKLYGMQRDLAAIENKLQLLGAEANRLAAENPENAPGILARRAQLDPAWGELQKTLKDLEESLGEVSKLQSFLQDLDDFQSWLFRAQKAVASEEMPASLPEAEEQLSLHDAVRDDIDGHVEDICAIRDTGAQVTLGLEDDPQYRELVQTLGGLDRGWYELQKMWDRRKNFLDQCLGFQQFLRDRKAVEAILNNQEYTLAHVDKPDTLDGAEQALKKHEDFLSTMEANEEKIDGALQVGRQLVDGGNLYAGKVQDKMDSISDRHNKNQARAQEVSEKLRDNRDLQHFLQNTQDLTVWINEKMLTAQDTSYDEARNLHSKWLKHQAFMAELASNKDWLDKVDQEGQELMTSKPELEPVVRDRLAALHQLWEMLESTTQEKARLLFDANRSELFDQSLADIRKWLGELQQQLQSGASDDGSGGQDVKDLTNANILLKKHQVMENQVRDRARELDELQEALRTHGGGGGGGGGDEQQQPGQPELEVEQQNLQVQFQQLSAPLAQRRGKLEAAKAVHQFYRDLADELLWIDERMPLALSEDHGNDLQTVQMLLKRNQTLQKEIEGHQPRVDEVLERGRGMAAAGEDGGPEVERLAKQLAQLEEAWPQLREQMTRRKDRLDASHGAQQFYNDADEAQAWIGEQELYMIAEEKPKDEQSAMLSLKRHNIVKQAVDDYADSIRSLSERAQNMLAEDHPDGEKIIRRQGQVDKQYASLSELAEERRRKLEHTYHHFLLSREVDDLEQWISERDVAASSQEMGQDLDHVTLLRDKFREFARETGAQGQARVDAVNRTIDELIEAGHGEAIAMAEWKDTINESWADLLELIDTRAQLLSASYELLKYFVDGKELVVQIGDKQKELPEDVGDDFSKAESFHRMHAAFERDLTSLGKQVEQVQETAGQLRAQYAGERADAIQAQEREVVEAWRALLDACDGRRKQLLDTAHKFRFYAMVRDLTAWMESVIQQIDTQEKPRDVSSVEFLQKYHQGIRSEIEARGAKFTECMDLGTALLARKHRDSAEIQEKMAQLGDKRQEMMFKWDDRWDWLRLLLEVCQFARDASVAEAWLVAQEPYVSSRDVGQSVDEVEKLLKRHEAFEKSTAAWEERFSALERLTTLELLELRKQQQEMEQFLQEQQRYEQESRREDTGFAESSQLFTVEEETLSGVAEPSSGIPEGTAPAESQMRESGSLELEASISAVGEETERAATLPAQTVLLKGVLGRKQGAGGSGRKVSSRSWNNLYCVLKPGQLAAYKDTKTFGQGATFHGEEALALTNASWELLGNYKKKKHVGKLCLGDGSEYLFHCKDEEELQHWSQAMARAIPSPANEGGPSGATSHSLPPPASSSSASPGPIAKKDREKKFGRFAKKK from the exons ATGACGTCCACTACGGACTTTGACAATGCGGAGATCACGCAGCAGTACAGTCGCATCAACACTCGCTTCGATCTCCCCGACGAGGAGCTGGACAACGACAACAGCTCGGCCAGACTCTTTGAGCGCTCACGAATCAAAGCTCTTGCAG acgAGCGCGAGGCGGTGCAGAAGAAGACGTTCACCAAGTGGGTCAACTCCATCCTGTTGCGAGTCAACTGTCGCATCTCCGACCTTTACTTGGACCTCCGTGATGGACGCATGCTCATTAAACTTTTGGAGGTCTTGTCCGGAGAACGATTG CCCAAGCCAACCAAGGGCAGGATGCGCATCCACTGTTTGGAGAATGTGGACAAGGCGCTGCAGTTCCTCAAGGAGCAGCGCGTCCACTTGGAGAATATGGGCTCGCACGACATCGTCGACGGTAACCACCGCCTCATCCTCGGCCTCATCTGGACCATCATCCTCCGCTTCCAG ATCCAAGACATTATTGTGGAGACGGGCCAGGCCGACCAGAAGGAGACGCGCTCGGCCAAGGACGCTCTTCTTCTGTGGTGCCAGATGAAGACAGCAGG ttATTCCAGTGTGAACATCACAAACTTCACCACGAGTTGGAAAGACGGCATGGCCTTCAACGCTCTCATACACAAACATCG ACCAGATCTGGTGGACTTCAACCAGCTGAAGAGGTCCAACCCGACGCACAACCTCCAAAGCGCTTTCAACGTGGCCGAGAAGCACCTGGGCGTCACCAAGCTCCTGGACCCGGAGGATGTGTTCACCGAGAACCCGGACGAGAAGTCCATCATCACGTATGTGGTGGCCTTCTACCACTACTTCTCCAAGATGAAGCAGCTGGCCGTGGAGGGCAAGCGGGTGGGCAAAGTCCTGGACCATGCCATCGCCACCGAGAAGATGGTGAAGAAGTACGAGACCTTGGCGTCGGAGCTGCTGGCTTGGATTGAGCAGACCATCCTGGTGCTCAACAACCGCAAACTGGCCAACTCGCTGTCTGGcgtccagcagcagctccagGCCTTCAACACCTACAGGACGGTGGAGAAGCCGCCCAA GTTCCAGGAGAAAGGCAATCTGGAAGTGCTGCTCTTTACCATCCAAAGCCGCATGAGGGCCAACAACCAGAGGGTCTACACGCCCACAGAAGGAGCGCTGGTCGCCGACATCAACAGG GCCTGGGAGCGACTGGAGCGCGCCGAGCATGAGCGCGAGCGAGTCCTGAGGGACGAGCTGATTCGCCAGGAGAAACTGGAGCAGATGGCCAGACGATTTGACCGCAAGGCAGCCATGAGGGAGACGTGGCTTCTGGAGAACCAGCGATTGGTCGCGCAG GACAACTTTGGCTACGACCTGCCAGCGGTGGAGGCGGCCAAGAAGAAGCACGACGCCATCGAGACGGACATCGCCGCCTACGAGGAGCGCGTCCAGGCCCTGGTGAACATCTCCGGGGAGTTGGAGGCCGAACGCTACCACGACGCCAAGCGGGTGGATGCCCGCAAGGACAACGTCCTGCGCCTGTGGGACTACCTGCAGGAGCTGCTCAAGGCCCGCAGGGGGCGACTGGACAAGAACCTGACGCTGCAGAAGATCTTCCAGGAGATGCTCTACATCATCACTTGGATGGATGACATGAAG GTCCGGCTGCTGTCTTCTGACATTGGGAAACATTTGTTGGAAGTGGAAGACTTGTTACAGAAACACGCTTTGCTCGAGAAAGACGTCGCCTTGCAAGCCGACCGAGTCCAGAACGCCAGCGCTGCCGCTCTCAAGTTCGCCAACGGAGAAA GTTACAAGCCATGCGATCCCCAGGTGATCCGAGACCGGGTGGAGCATTTGGAGCTGTGCTACCAGGAACTGCTGGACCTGGCCGCCCAGCGCCGGGCCCAGCTGACGCAGTCACGTCGCTTCTGGAGCTTCTTGTGGGAAGCGGCGGAGCTGGAGAGCTGGATCAAGGAGAAGGAGAATCTCTTCTCCTCACTGGACTACGGCAAGGACCTGACCAGCGTGCTGGTTCTCCAGAGCAAGCACAGTGCCTTCGAGGACGAGCTGGGTGCTCGCCGAGCCAACCTGCACAAG CTTCTGACCGAAGGCGACGAGATGATCAAGGAGAACCACTTTGGTGCGCCGGTGATCCGAGAGCGCACGGATAGCGTGGAGGGGCAATGGCGGCAGCTGGAGGAGCTGGCCGCCTTCCGTAAACAGAACCTGCAGGACACGCAGAGGTTCTTCCAGTTCCAAGGGGACGCCGACGAATTGATGGCCTGGCTGCTGGACGCCAAGCGGCAGATGAGCAGCGACGACACCGGCCATGACGAGTACACCACCCAGCGGCTCGTGCGGCGCCACGACGACCTGTGCAACGAGACCGCCAAGACGGCCGTCACCGTGGACGCCCTGTCCAAGCAGGCCAACGGATTACCCGAGGAGCTGCTGAACACACCCGACATCCAGCGCCGCCTCAAAGACATCAAGGACCTCTTCATGGAGCTCATGTCTCTTGCCGACGTCAGGCAGAAGAAGCTGGATGACGCCATGGCACTCTACACCATCTTCAGCGAGACGGACGCCTGTGAGCTCTGGATGGGCCAGAAGGAGACTTGGCTGGTGGATTTGGGGGTGCCTGACAAGCTGGAAGACCTGGAAGTGGTCCAGAATAG GTTGAGCATTTTGGCTCAGGATATGGCCAACGTTCAGTCGAGAGTGGATGACGTCAACAAGGCGGTGAAACAGTTGGAGGACAGCAGACACCCTCGCATAAAAGACGTCAAGGAATGCCAGACCAGACTCAACAAAAG GTGGGACGCCTTCAAGGCTATGGTGGAGGATAAGAAGAGGAAGGTGGACTCCACGGTCAGCCTGAACAACTTCGGACTGGAGTGCGATGAGACCGCTGCTTGGATCCGAGACAAGACGCGTGTGATCGAGTCCACACAGGACCTGGGCAACGACCTGGCCGCCATCATGACCATCCAGAGGAAGCTGTACGGCATGCAACGCGACTTGGCTGCCATCGAAAACAAGCTCCAGCTCCTGGGGGCCGAGGCCAACCGGCTGGCGGCGGAGAATCCGGAGAACGCGCCGGGCATCTTGGCCCGCCGGGCCCAACTGGACCCAGCCTGGGGCGAGCTCCAAAAGACCCTGAAGGACCTGGAGGAGTCGTTGGGCGAAGTCAGCAAGCTGCAGTCGTTCCTGCAGGACCTGGACGACTTCCAGTCGTGGCTCTTCAGGGCTCAGAAGGCCGTGGCCTCCGAGGAGATGCCCGCCTCGCTGCCCGAGGCCGAGGAGCAGCTGAGCCTCCACGACGCCGTGCGCGACGACATTGACGGCCACGTGGAGGACATCTGTGCCATCAGGGATACCGGCGCGCAAGTCACGCTCGGCCTGGAGGATGACCCGCAGTATCGGGAGCTGGTGCAGACGCTCGGCGGTCTAGACCGAGGCTGGTACGAGCTCCAGAAAATGTGGGACCGACGCAAGAACTTTCTGGATCAGTGCCTGGGCTTCCAGCAGTTCCTAAGGGATAGAAAGGCGGTGGAGGCCATCCTCAACAACCAG GAGTACACCTTGGCCCACGTGGACAAGCCCGACACTCTGGACGGCGCCGAGCAAGCCCTGAAGAAACACGAGGACTTTTTGAGCACCATGGAGGCCAACGAAGAGAAAATTGATGGCGCTCTCCAGGTGGGCCGACAGCTGGTGGACGGCGGCAACTTGTATGCGGGGAAAGTGCAGGACAAAATGGACTCCATCAGTGACAG GCACAACAAAAATCAAGCGAGAGCCCAGGAGGTGTCGGAGAAGCTGCGAGACAACCGTGACTTGCAGCACTTTTTGCAGAACACTCAGGAT CTGACCGTGTGGATCAATGAGAAGATGCTGACCGCTCAGGACACGTCTTACGACGAGGCCCGCAACTTGCACAGCAAGTGGCTGAAGCACCAGGCCTTCATGGCCGAGTTGGCCTCCAACAAGGACTGGTTGGACAAAGTGGACCAG GAGGGTCAGGAGCTGATGACTTCCAAGCCCGAGTTGGAGCCAGTGGTGCGGGACCGCCTGGCCGCCCTCCACCAGCTGTGGGAGATGTTGGAGTCCACCACGCAGGAGAAAGCTCGGCTGCTGTTCGACGCCAACCGCTCGGAGCTGTTTGACCAGAGCCTGGCGGACATCAGGAAGTGGCTGGGtgagctgcagcagcagctccagaGTGGGGCCAGCGATGACGGCAGTGGCGGCCAAGATGTCAAAGACCTGACCAACGCCAACATCTTGCTCAAGAAACATCAG gtgATGGAGAACCAAGTGCGGGATCGCGCCCGGGAGCTGGACGAGCTCCAAGAGGCGCTCAGAACGCAcggcggcggtggtggtggtggtggaggtgaTGAACAGCAGCAGCCCGGGCAACCTGAGCTGGAAGTGGAGCAGCAGAACCTGCAGGTGCAGTTCCAGCAGCTTAGCGCCCCCTTGGCACAGCGCAGGGGCAAGCTGGAGGCAGCCAAGGCCGTGCATCAGTTCTACAGAGACCTGGCGGACGAGCTG ctGTGGATTGACGAGAGAATGCCGCTGGCGCTGTCGGAAGATCACGGCAACGACCTGCAAACGGTGCAGATGCTGCTCAAGAGGAACCAG ACCCTGCAGAAGGAAATTGAGGGCCACCAGCCCCGCGTGGACGAGGTGCTGGAGCGAGGACGCGGGATGGCGGCGGCAGGCGAGGACGGCGGCCCCGAAGTCGAGCGGCTGGCCAAACAACTTGCCCAGCTGGAGGAGGCTTGGCCGCAGCTGCGGGAGCAGATGACGCGACGCAAGGACAGGTTGGACGCCTCGCATGGAGCGCAGCAGTTCTACAACGACGCAGACGAGGCCCAAGCCTGGATCGGCGAACAAGAGCTCTACATGATCGCCGAGGAAAAGCCAAAG GACGAGCAGAGCGCCATGTTGAGTCTCAAGCGTCACAACATCGTCAAGCAGGCCGTGGACGACTACGCCGACTCCATCCGCAGTCTGTCCGAGCGAGCTCAGAACATGTTGGCGGAGGACCATCCCGACGG CGAGAAGATCATCCGACGTCAGGGCCAGGTGGACAAGCAGTATGCCAGTCTGAGCGAGCTGGCTGAGGAGCGGCGCAGGAAGCTGGAGCACACCTACCACCATTTCCTGCTCAGCCGTGAAGTGGACGACCTGGAGCAGTGGATCTCCGAGCGCGACGTGGCCGCGTCCTCGCAGGAGATGGGGCAGGACCTGGACCACGTCACG CTGTTGAGGGACAAGTTCCGTGAGTTTGCACGCGAGACGGGCGCGCAGGGTCAGGCGCGCGTGGACGCCGTCAACCGCACCATCGACGAGCTGATTGAAGCAGGCCACGGCGAGGCCATCGCCATGGCCGAGTGGAAGGATACCATCAACGAGAGCTGGGCCGACCTCCTGGAGCTCATCGACACGCGCGCTCAGCTGCTCAGCGCCTCCTACGAGCTGCTCAA GTACTTTGTGGACGGCAAGGAGCTGGTGGTCCAGATCGGCGACAAACAGAAAGAGCTACCCGAAGACGTGGGCGACGACTTCAGCAAAGCCGAGTCCTTCCACAGGATGCACGCCGCCTTCGAACGTGACTTGACCTCCCTGGGGAAGCAG GTGGAGCAAGTGCAGGAGACGGCGGGGCAGCTGCGCGCTCAGTACGCGGGCGAGCGCGCCGACGCTATCCAGGCGCAGGAACGTGAGGTTGTGGAGGCCTGGCGGGCTTTGCTGGACGCCTGCGACGGGCGCCGCAAGCAGCTGCTGGACACGGCCCACAAGTTCCGCTTCTACGCCATGGTGCGTGACCTCACCGCCTGGATGGAGAGCGTCATCCAGCAGATCGACACCCAGGAGAAGCCGCG GGACGTGTCATCAGTGGAGTTTCTCCAGAAGTACCACCAGGGCATCCGCTCTGAGATCGAGGCGCGGGGGGCCAAGTTCACCGAATGCATGGACCTAGGCACGGCCCTGCTGGCGCGCAAGCACAGAGACTCTGCCGAG ATTCAAGAGAAGATGGCGCAGCTGGGGGACAAACGTCAGGAGATGATGTTCAAGTGGGACGACCGCTGGGACTGGCTACGACTTT TGTTGGAGGTGTGCCAGTTTGCGCGCGACGCCTCGGTGGCTGAGGCCTGGCTGGTGGCTCAGGAGCCGTATGTGAGCAGCAGGGATGTCGGCCAGTCGGTGGACGAGGTGGAGAAGCTGCTTAAGCGCCACGAAGCCTTTGAGAAGTCCACCGCCGCCTGGGAGGAACGCTTCTCTGCCCTGGAACGCCTCACCACC TTGGAGTTGTTGGAGCtgaggaagcagcagcaggagatgGAGCAGTTCCTGCAAGAGCAGCAGCGCTATGAGCAAGAGAGCAG GAGAGAAGACACAGGATTTGCTGAGTCGTCACAACTCTTCACAGTGGAGGAAGAAACGCTG TCCGGCGTGGCTGAGCCCAGTTCGGGCATCCCTGAAGGGACGGCGCCCGCGGAATCCCAAATGAGGGAGAGCGGCTCTCTGGAGCTGGAGGCATCCATTTCGGCGGTGGGCGAGGAGACGGAGCGAGCGGCCACCTTGCCCGCCCAGACGGTGCTGCTGAAGGGCGTGCTGGGTCGCAAGCAGGGCGCGGGAGGATCTGGGAGGAAGGTGTCCAGTAG GTCGTGGAACAACTTGTACTGCGTTCTGAAGCCCGGTCAGCTGGCAGCCTACAAAGACACCAAAACCTTCGGGCAGGGCGCCACCTTTCACGGCGAGGAAGCGCTGGCCTTGACCAACGCCAGCTGGGAGCTGCTCGGCAACtataagaagaagaagcacgTGGGCAAACTATG TCTTGGAGACGGCAGTGAGTATTTGTTCCATTGTAAAGATGAG GAGGAGCTTCAGCATTGGAGCCAGGCCATGGCGAGGGCCATTCCATCGCCCGCGAACGAAGGGGGGCCCTCGGGGGCCACCAGCCATAGCCTGCCCCCgcctgcctcctcctcctcggcctCACCTGGCCCCATTGCTAAGAAAGACAGAGAGAAGAAGTTCGGCCGCTTTGCAAAAAAGAAGTGA